Within Gammaproteobacteria bacterium, the genomic segment TCGAACCTACCATGCGGCTGAAATCGCTTTATATCACACGCTTGGAGCCTTACCCGTACCGGAAACCACCCACAAATTTTTCTGAGGAGGCATATCATTAAATAGGCTACCCCAATACTACCAATTAGATTATTCATCTTTCTTAACCTGTTCTGCCCAGGCAGACACTGATAAAACCCGAACAGAACCAGAGGTTTAACTTCGTTACGATTGAGACGCAACTCTAATACCACTTCTAACCATGAAATCCTCTGGAGAAACTATCCAAGGTGCTGGGTGTACCCGTGAAAGAACTATTTGAATTCGAATAAACTTCTCTGATTTACTATAAATGGGGACGGAGGGATTAAATAATAATCCCTCCGTCCCCATTTCTGAGGTAGGATTCAGCGGTTTGGGTAATCTCTGAAAACTCACGAAGAATTTTCTTATCGGCTGTAATAAGAGGAACATCAAGATATTGTGCTAAAGCAATAAACTCGCAATCATATGCCGAGCACTGGCTACTTTTGACAAGCTGCATAATATGCGCAGATGAAATTTCATATTCATGATCAGTCAGTAATTTTTCTGCTTGTTGAATGATGAGTAAAATCTCATCTATACTTAATAAATTCTTTCGTAAATATTGAGCTAGGACATTTCTGAATTCACTACGCCATAATATGGGGGCAACCCAATTAGAATCGGAAGATAACAAATCCTCACTTTGTTGAGAGCGATCACCAGAAATATACAAATAAGAAATAATATTGGTATCCACAACAATCATGGGCGACCTTCATTTTTAAAATCATTTAGTTCCTGGTCGGTAAGATTATGCCGTACCGTTTTAGCTCTTAATTTTCTGGCCATTTCAATATGTTCAGAAGCATTGATTTGATGTGTCCCAAGTGTGCGTTCTACGCAGTAAAGGATTTCGCTATTCAAGCTTCTGTGATGAACACTTGCCGCAGTTTTTAATTGTGCATAGAGGGAATCGGGTATATTTTTCAGGGTAATTGCAGGCATTTGATATCTCCAAATAAAACCAATATGGTATTATTATGGTATACAGATCAACCCATTTCAACAAAAAACCGCCTAAATTGGCGGAGAAGGTGGGATTCGAACCCACGGTCCCGGTGAAGGGACTCTCGATTTCGAGTCGAGCCCATTCGGCCAGCTCTGGCACCTCTCCATAATAATTAGGGGACAGATTTAAAATTTGCCCCCAACCCATACTACCGCCCCATTAACTCAAGAGGCAGTAATCGTTCTCCTCTACCGGAGACCGGTCAGCCGCATGGACGCAGCTGTCGAGCCTACACGCCTACATGGATGTAGGTAGGTAGAGCAATGCAGGAACAATTGCCGAGGGATGTATTCACGGCGTGTCTCTGGTAGAGGAGAACCATTACTGCCTCGAACTCACCAAGCACTGGTTTTTCAATGAAAACATCTACAGTTAACGGTATATTATACGATACACCAGTACATGAAACCTGAAACAGGCCTTATGTTAACAAAAAAACCACACCTTTTAAGCTCAAAAGAACTTTTATTTTTTGGGCTAACAATCTTATTGTCGATAGCCCTGCTCGGCTGTGAATCACGCCTGAGTCAACTGGAACAGATTAAACGCGGTGGCGAACTACGCGTAATCACCCACAATAGTGCAACCACCTATTATGAAAGCCATGATGGGTATGCTGGTCTGGAATATGACATGGCATTATTGTTCGCGCAACGTCTTGGCATCAAATTACACATGGTCATTGCCAACCATTTCGCTGACATTATCCCGTTAATCCAACAAGGAAAAGCCGACTTCGCAGCTGCTGGTCTCGCCATCACGGAACAACATCAGAAACAGGTATTGTTCAGTAGTAGCTATCAAAGCATTTCCCCACAACTGGTCTATCGTGCGGGCAATACACGTCCACAGGAACTCAATCGTTTGGACGGTACTCTGGAGATTATCAGTAATGGTAACTACATTGATCGTCTACAACATCTGCAACAGGAATATATTAATCTCAACTGGCAGGAAAATAGTGAGCTCAGTAGTGAAGAATTACTCCGCATGGTATGGGAAGAGGTGATTGATTATACCGTCGCTGACTCCAATGAGGTTGCTATCAACCGACGTTACTATCCCGAGTTGCGTGTAGCACAAGAGATTGGTGCCCCTCAGTATCTGGCATGGGCATTTGCGAAAACAGATGATCTCAGTTTGTATAACGAGGTACAAAGTTTCTTTCATGACATAAAGGAAAATGGCACCCTGGAACACCTGATTGAACGCTATTATGGCCATGTACAAAAGTTCGATTATGTAAACACCCGACGTTACCTCAACCATATTGATAAACGCCTGCCAAAATATGAGGCCATATTCAAGCAAGCCAGCTTGGATTCTGCCATCGATTGGCGACTACTGGCGGCAATGGGTTATCAGGAGTCACACTGGAACCCTAATGCACGATCACCCACCGGGGTGCGGGGCATCATGATGTTAACCCTGAACACCACGCGTGAACTGGGTCTGGATAATCGGCTGGATCCGGTTCAGAGCATTCATGGTGGACTGCGTTATCTGGAAAAGATACGCGCACGCATACCCGCACGCGTCAATGAACCAGACCGTACCTGGATGGCATTAACCGCCTATAACATCGGTTATGGCCACCTGGAGGATGCCCGTATTATCGCACTACAGAATGGTGACAATCCTGACTACTGGGTTAATATCAAAAAAAGTTTACCCTTATTAAGTCAGAAAAAATGGTATCGCCAACTACGTCATGGCTATGCACGAGGTCATGAGGCGCTGCAATATGTAGAGAATATCCGTAGTTACTACGATATTCTAGTACGCAAAACCGACGAGAAAACTGCCACCGCCTCAGCCCTGTAGCGCACTAGCATTCAACGTCTAGCCTTGAAAAAGCAGGTTAACAAACGACTACACTGATCTTCCAGTAACCCGCCCTGAATATCGAGTTGATGATTCAACGACACCTCACCCGCCAGCTCGCGCATACGTTGCGCCGTACTCACCTTGGGATCATGAGCCCCAAATACCAGACGGGCGACACGCGCATGCAACAACACCCCCATACACATCAGACAAGGCTCAAGCGTGACATAAAGAGTGGTGCCTGGCAGACGGTAATTTTGTTGCTGTGTCGCCGCTGCACGCAACGCCAGCATCTCGGCATGGGCACTGGGATCATGGGCAGAGATGGGTTGATTCCAGCCCTCACCCAGGAGTGTGTTATCCCGCACCAGAACAGCCCCGACCGGCACCTCACCCTGTGAGGCGGCATGTTCGGCTAGACTGATCGCTTGCTGCATCCAGTGATGATCCTGATCCTGTGTAGAATCTATTTCCATTTTAGACCCAACCCACCCGGTTCGACTGCTGTCAACTCATAACGGGTTATTCTACCACCACCCGCTAGCGGAATAATGATGCCCTTCGCAACCAGATCGGAAAGATCTCGGCTAGCTGTTCTGTTGGGACATCTAATAATCGCTTCATACTTTTTGGTCGTTATCCCACCGTCAAAACCCTTACGGCCTTCAGCAAACACCCGCGACACCATCCTGGCCTGGCGCTCATTCAGCTGCTCGCCCCAGGTTTCATAAAAGCGTGTCTTCGCCAGCACAAAACCCACTTCTTCCCTGGCGATTTCCTGCGCCTCGTTAACCGTGTCGGAGAAGTAATCCAGCCAGGCATTTATATCAAGACTCCCACGGCTCGCCTTCTCCAGTTGCAGAGAATAAGATTTCTTATCCGCCTCGATTGCCGTGGCAAGGCAGGCTGTGGTCGGATATCCGAGATATTGGGAAAGCGCATGATCAGTAATCGCTCTGCCAACGCGCCCATTACCATCATCGAAGGGATGGATCAATTCGAACCAGAGGTGCGCAACTCCTGCTCTAGCAATTCCTGGTAGTGCCTGATCTCCGCTCACAGGGCTAGAGTGATTGTAGTAGCCGATCAGCCTTGCCATTTCATCAGGCACCTGGGTCGCTGGCGGTGCCTCATAATGAACCTTTTCCCGTCCGTAAGACCCGCTCACAATCTGCATTGGCGAGGGATCGTTGCGGTATGCCCCACGCAGAATAGATGTGTAGCGCTGTTCAGGAATAGCCATCGACTGCCACTTGCCCAGCAGATCATGTGTCAAAGGTGCTTGCCAGTTCTTACGAACATCCACCAATAGCGAGGCTGCCCCTAATGCTTTCTGGTCTGATATATCAGGGAGCGTATCCGATGCAATCAATGCGAGCAGAGACGATCTGACCGATTTCCGATCCAGTTTCTCTCCCTCAATAGCACTGGTTTTAATTGCCTCAGAAAGCATTAAGTCTATCGTGGCATCTTCCTGATAAGCCATCGGCAGTGCCTCAAAGCGACCCATCAGACGCTCTGAGTTGATGCGAAACGCATTATCCCGGTCTTCAAACATGCGCTTGTCGTAGCGGAAGTTTGGCCAGTCAGATTGTTGCCATATCCATCTCATGGCGTGATTATAGCCCTTATTCACGCCAAATTCAGTCGTTACCCGCTTATTCCCACTCAATGGTAGCCGGTGGCTTACCCGAGATATCATAAGCCACACGCGATATATCAGCGACCTCATTAATAATACGCCGCGACACCCGATCCAAAAACTCATAGGGCAGATGTGCCCAGCGTGCGGTCATAAAATCAATCGTCTCTACGGCTCGCAGGGCAACCACATATTGATAGCGACGGCCATCACCGGTGACACCGACTGACTTGACGGGTAGAAATACAGTAAAGGCCTGGGACACCTTATCGTAGAGATTATGGTTATGGAGCTCTTCAATAAAGATATAATCGGCCAGACGCAGGATATCGGCATATTCCTTCTTCACCTCACCCAGGATACGCACACCCAGTCCCGGCCCTGGAAACGGATGACGATAGACCATGCTTGCAGGTAGACCTAGTTCAACACCTAACCGGCGCACTTCATCCTTAAACAACTCACGCAGGGGTTCACACAGCCTCAGCTTCATATAATCCGGCAGCCCCCCCACATTATGATGTGACTTGATCAGATGCGCCTTGCCGGTTTTGGCGGCGGCAGATTCGATTACATCCGGATAGATAGTACCCTGAGCTAACCACTTGGCATTAGCTAGTTTAGCCGCCTCTTCCTCGAAGATATCGACAAATAGATTGCCAATAACCTTGCGCTTTTTCTCAGGATCATCGATCCCTTTCAAGGCTGACAGAAAACGATCCTCGGCATCAACACGGATCACCTTAACACCCATGTGCTCGGCAAAGGTATCCATTACCTGATCGCCTTCCTGATGACGCAACAGACCATTATCAACAAAGACACAGGTCAGTTGATCACCAATCGCCTTATGCAACAATGCAGCAACCACCGAGGAATCCACACCCCCGGAGAGACCGAGTAGCACTTCTTCATCACCCACATCCTGACGAATACGGGCAACACTGTCATTGGCGATATTACCAGCCGTCCACAATGCCTCACAACCACAGATATCAAGTACAAAACGGCTCAGGATCTCGCCACCCTGTTGAGTATGTGTGACTTCGGGATGAAATTGCAGGGCATAAAAATGCCGTGTGTCATCAAACATACCGGCAATCGGTGCTGAATCGGTACTTGCCATCAATTTGAAACCATCCGGCATCACCGTGACATGATCACCATGACTCATCCAGACATCCAGCAGGCCATGCCCTTCTTCATTAACAATATCCTGGATATCCTTGAGCAAGGGGCTATGCCCATGGGCTCGCACCTGGGCAAAACCATACTCATGGTGGTCAGCCGCCTCGACCTCTCCGCCTAATTGACTCGCCATGGTCTGCATGCCATAACAGATACCTAATACGGGGACCCCGGCAGTAAAAATATAATCCACTGCCCGTGGTGCGGCATCTGTGGTGACTGTCTCAGGCCCACCGGAAAGAATAATTCCGTTGGGTGCAAAAGCACGAATAGTCGCTTCATCAACCTCACAGTCATGGATCTCACAATAGACCCCGATTTCACGCACCCGGCGTGCAATCAACTGGGTATACTGCGAGCCAAAATCAAGGATCAACAGACGTTGAGTATGAATATCATTGGTGTGATTTTTAGACACGATAGTTTGGCGCTTCCTTGGTGATCTGCACATCATGCACATGGCTCTCTGCCATACCGGCACCCGTTACCCGTACAAACTCAGGCTGTTCACGCATCTCGTTCATGTTGGCACAGCCGGTATAACCCATACTCGAACGCAGGCCGCCGAGCAATTGATGCACCACTGGCTGCAACGAGCCCTTAAACGGCACCCGACCTTCAATACCTTCCGGCACTAGCTTGTCAGCATCATTACCTTCCTGAAAATAGCGATCACTGGAACCCTGGTTACCGCCCATGGCACCGAGTGAACCCATGCCTCGGTAAGACTTGTAGGAACGTCCCTGAAATAACTCAACCTCACCCGGAGCCTCTTCGGTACCGGCAAACATACTACCGACCATAATCGAATAGGCACCAGCAACAATTGCCTTAGCAATGTCACCCGAATAGCGAATACCACCATCAGCAATGAGTGGCACACCCGTCCCCTGCAGGGCCTGAGCTACATTATCAATCGCCGTTATCTGCGGCACACCGACACCGGCAACCATACGGGTAGTACAGATCGAACCCGGCCCAATACCTACCTTAACCCCATCGGCACCCGCCTCAACCAGTGCCAGCGCAGCCGCACCTGTAGCAATATTGCCACCAATAACCTGCAATTCAGGATAACGCTGCTTGGTATCACGCACCCGATCCAGTACACCTTGTGAATGACCGTGCGCGGTATCAACCACAACCACGTCAACACCCGCATCTACCAGCGCATCAATACGTTCACTCGTGCCCGCACCAACACCCACAGCGGCACCCACGCGCAAACTGCCCTGATCATCCTTACAGGCATTGGGCTTATCCGAGGCCTTCTGAATATCCTTGACCGTCACCAGTCCTTGTAGATGAAAGGCATCATCAATCACCAGGATTCTTTCAATACGATTTTCATGCAAAAGCCGTAATATCTCATCACGACCCGCACCCTCATATACCGTAACCAGCTTATCCTTTGGTGTCATCACAGAGGAAATCGGATTATCCAGCCGGGTTTCAAAACGCAGATCCCGATTAGTCACAATACCGACCAGGTTCTCGCCATCGACTACCGGTACACCCGAGATAGAATGTGCCTGTGTCAGTGCCTTCACTTGTTCGATAGTATCCGTTGGAGCAACCGTAATAGGATCCTTGACCATACCACTCTCATAACGCTTGACCTTACGCACCTCAGCCGCCTGTTGCTCAATCGTCATATTCTTGTGAATAATGCCGATCCCCCCCTCCTGCGCCACGGTAATCGCTAAACGACCCTCAGTAACAGTGTCCATCGCTGCCGATATCAGAGGAATATTGAGCGTAATATTACGCGTCAATTGAGTCACCAGACTCACATCCTTGGGTAACACGGTAGAATGAGCAGGAAGTAACAAAACGTCATCAAAGGTAAAGGCTTCAGCGACAATACGCATAAGAGTTGTATCCTGTGAAATAATATTAGAAAAGGTTAATCTGCCTATTATAAGACCTGTGCGCCCAAGGGTAAATCATGGAGTGACATAAAAGTCACGCTTCTGCGGGCTATTCCACCCAAAAC encodes:
- a CDS encoding type II toxin-antitoxin system VapC family toxin, with amino-acid sequence MIVVDTNIISYLYISGDRSQQSEDLLSSDSNWVAPILWRSEFRNVLAQYLRKNLLSIDEILLIIQQAEKLLTDHEYEISSAHIMQLVKSSQCSAYDCEFIALAQYLDVPLITADKKILREFSEITQTAESYLRNGDGGIII
- a CDS encoding Arc family DNA-binding protein, producing MPAITLKNIPDSLYAQLKTAASVHHRSLNSEILYCVERTLGTHQINASEHIEMARKLRAKTVRHNLTDQELNDFKNEGRP
- the mltF gene encoding membrane-bound lytic murein transglycosylase MltF yields the protein MLTKKPHLLSSKELLFFGLTILLSIALLGCESRLSQLEQIKRGGELRVITHNSATTYYESHDGYAGLEYDMALLFAQRLGIKLHMVIANHFADIIPLIQQGKADFAAAGLAITEQHQKQVLFSSSYQSISPQLVYRAGNTRPQELNRLDGTLEIISNGNYIDRLQHLQQEYINLNWQENSELSSEELLRMVWEEVIDYTVADSNEVAINRRYYPELRVAQEIGAPQYLAWAFAKTDDLSLYNEVQSFFHDIKENGTLEHLIERYYGHVQKFDYVNTRRYLNHIDKRLPKYEAIFKQASLDSAIDWRLLAAMGYQESHWNPNARSPTGVRGIMMLTLNTTRELGLDNRLDPVQSIHGGLRYLEKIRARIPARVNEPDRTWMALTAYNIGYGHLEDARIIALQNGDNPDYWVNIKKSLPLLSQKKWYRQLRHGYARGHEALQYVENIRSYYDILVRKTDEKTATASAL
- the tadA gene encoding tRNA adenosine(34) deaminase TadA, which produces MEIDSTQDQDHHWMQQAISLAEHAASQGEVPVGAVLVRDNTLLGEGWNQPISAHDPSAHAEMLALRAAATQQQNYRLPGTTLYVTLEPCLMCMGVLLHARVARLVFGAHDPKVSTAQRMRELAGEVSLNHQLDIQGGLLEDQCSRLLTCFFKARR
- a CDS encoding Fic family protein, with amino-acid sequence MSGNKRVTTEFGVNKGYNHAMRWIWQQSDWPNFRYDKRMFEDRDNAFRINSERLMGRFEALPMAYQEDATIDLMLSEAIKTSAIEGEKLDRKSVRSSLLALIASDTLPDISDQKALGAASLLVDVRKNWQAPLTHDLLGKWQSMAIPEQRYTSILRGAYRNDPSPMQIVSGSYGREKVHYEAPPATQVPDEMARLIGYYNHSSPVSGDQALPGIARAGVAHLWFELIHPFDDGNGRVGRAITDHALSQYLGYPTTACLATAIEADKKSYSLQLEKASRGSLDINAWLDYFSDTVNEAQEIAREEVGFVLAKTRFYETWGEQLNERQARMVSRVFAEGRKGFDGGITTKKYEAIIRCPNRTASRDLSDLVAKGIIIPLAGGGRITRYELTAVEPGGLGLKWK
- the guaA gene encoding glutamine-hydrolyzing GMP synthase; translated protein: MCRSPRKRQTIVSKNHTNDIHTQRLLILDFGSQYTQLIARRVREIGVYCEIHDCEVDEATIRAFAPNGIILSGGPETVTTDAAPRAVDYIFTAGVPVLGICYGMQTMASQLGGEVEAADHHEYGFAQVRAHGHSPLLKDIQDIVNEEGHGLLDVWMSHGDHVTVMPDGFKLMASTDSAPIAGMFDDTRHFYALQFHPEVTHTQQGGEILSRFVLDICGCEALWTAGNIANDSVARIRQDVGDEEVLLGLSGGVDSSVVAALLHKAIGDQLTCVFVDNGLLRHQEGDQVMDTFAEHMGVKVIRVDAEDRFLSALKGIDDPEKKRKVIGNLFVDIFEEEAAKLANAKWLAQGTIYPDVIESAAAKTGKAHLIKSHHNVGGLPDYMKLRLCEPLRELFKDEVRRLGVELGLPASMVYRHPFPGPGLGVRILGEVKKEYADILRLADYIFIEELHNHNLYDKVSQAFTVFLPVKSVGVTGDGRRYQYVVALRAVETIDFMTARWAHLPYEFLDRVSRRIINEVADISRVAYDISGKPPATIEWE
- the guaB gene encoding IMP dehydrogenase; amino-acid sequence: MRIVAEAFTFDDVLLLPAHSTVLPKDVSLVTQLTRNITLNIPLISAAMDTVTEGRLAITVAQEGGIGIIHKNMTIEQQAAEVRKVKRYESGMVKDPITVAPTDTIEQVKALTQAHSISGVPVVDGENLVGIVTNRDLRFETRLDNPISSVMTPKDKLVTVYEGAGRDEILRLLHENRIERILVIDDAFHLQGLVTVKDIQKASDKPNACKDDQGSLRVGAAVGVGAGTSERIDALVDAGVDVVVVDTAHGHSQGVLDRVRDTKQRYPELQVIGGNIATGAAALALVEAGADGVKVGIGPGSICTTRMVAGVGVPQITAIDNVAQALQGTGVPLIADGGIRYSGDIAKAIVAGAYSIMVGSMFAGTEEAPGEVELFQGRSYKSYRGMGSLGAMGGNQGSSDRYFQEGNDADKLVPEGIEGRVPFKGSLQPVVHQLLGGLRSSMGYTGCANMNEMREQPEFVRVTGAGMAESHVHDVQITKEAPNYRV